From Amaranthus tricolor cultivar Red isolate AtriRed21 chromosome 4, ASM2621246v1, whole genome shotgun sequence:
taaaaagaaaataaaaagattaaataaataTGAAAGTCATAGCAAAATCCGTAGAAAGAAGGCGTATAACATCACGTTTTTATTGTTTGTCAAAGCCAGCAGATGGATCAACAATCTACATTGCTAACCTTCACTTCAATAATAAAACTGACGTGTATCTTTCAACAAACTTATCTCATTTTATCTCTAACACAATTTTTAAATAAGACCATTGTTCCAGTTAAAAAATgggaaataatcaaataaatgaGTACCTTCGGGTGGATGTAATGGTCAAATGGTGGTTGATCGGAAAACCATCGAATACCTGAAAATAAACACTAACAACCCCTGGGGCGGTGCCTCCGACGCCTAAGTTAGCACTTTAATGAGTAAAATTGCCTTATAGGTCCTTCCGAGTGCATAGTAACAGcaaggtggattactacttagAACTTTCTCTTGACGTGAGATCACCTTAAAGCTACTATGATGATAGtagtgtttttagagagataaagTGTTTTTACTTAGCTTAGTCAAAATATCATCCCTTTTAACTTACCTCCTAAGAGGTGTATATATAAAGGCTTGCTAGTGGGCCTATCTAATGAGTGGGTTTTAGCCCATTAAAACTGGGCTTATATTTTATTCACAAACAATCGTCTTATAATGAGACTGTCTCTATGTATGATATGGATACGTCTCATGCATGATAAAACAGTCTTATACAAAACGAGTTGTTATctcaattttaaagtaatcaattagaaaaattaactaattaaagaaattaactAAACTAGAGGGGAATTAGGGCGAGAATGGAACTTAAATATATCTGCTTTCTATAAgaaaacattatatattttaactgaGATAAAGTCAATTTTAAGCTTTATAAATTAAAGGAAACAATCAACTTCTATTAGGAGTTTAAAAATACGTGTGATATATGGAGAAAGATTGCACTAAATTAATAACagtcaaaataattaatacaatcatgtaataacattaaatttaaagagaTTCGGGTCAAATCTTCCAAGCCACAAATCTAATTTATTTCTGTTGATTTTtggttatattttcttttttgtgtaCTAGTTACATGTTTTTCTTGTGTAAAAATATTTCTTTAAGTTTCTAGGAAATAAATTCATATCTATAAGTTAATGTTCAAATGTACAATATATTAGGCGGAAATCGAGTATGTTAAAAGAATGaactaaatcaaaaatttaagttgatggttgaaaccatatgatatattatatactctaacacgcccccttaGGCCCTCACGAAAGCGCTTTGAGCTAGAATTATGGATGCACACGAGCCTATGccttctaataccatgtcaacaaaccaattcaactaaaaatttaaattgattgttGACGtttcaggatatgttatataatctaataGAGTATACAACCTCATTAAGAATTGTAATATACTTCCTATCAAATACTCCTTTCGTTTTCTAATGAAGTTCCCACAAACAATGTTCATGgagattaagaaaaatagaattttttaaataatggatataattttcattgaataataaatttggtgaaagaaaaatgagaatcataaaaattaaaaaaaaattagtggaaaaaaatatgaaaactaaaactaataaaaaaaatatttttaaaaagttagtggaaaacatgtAGGGATCataggaatataaaaatattaacataaatttaaaggaaaatatgtgGGGACAATAagcaatattaaaataaggatgaatAACGTGATTTTTATCcaatatttatgatataaatagaaatatttttatatgaaaaacaattaaaacatcCTAAAATAGCTAATAGAAACTTCTTTAAAAAACAAGAGAAataatattttacataattCTTCCTCTAAACTTCTAGATCTGCAACTGATGATGTTATGAGCTACAACTCTGGATAACTATtgtacttcaacaaaaaaaaaaaaaaaaatataggtgGAGTTTgactaattataaaaattgagcTGATATTTGACCTGCAGCCCTGTTAAAGAACTTGCACGTAATTGCTACCTtaccttaattaaaaattaataattagtgCCTATATATACTTACACTTATTAACTTCGATTTCTTCATCATATCATTCATTTACATttcaatttatattaaatatttaacacATTAACTTATTATGGATTCTAAGGTTAGAGTTGCCACTCTTCTCTTTATTTTTGGtaagtttattatttattaatattaattattccaattttcaacaatattatttatttaatctcaATAACAATCCTATATATATAGCATGTATAATATAGCCTTTGGTTAATTTATTagttcttatccttcttattttcaCGTTATTCAATTCATTCTTTGatcttaaatattattaattacacataatttaaaattagaaaaagctAATATTTACTTCTATGCAAATATACACGACACAAAtgaaacaaaatctcacttgactatattttttatatccataaataataaaaaataaacaatatcaattgataaataatacttctatttactatgctagtgtagtGACTAATTCTTTCCAGGTTCCAACCAGAAGTCATATTATATCAATTATCTCAAGTGGCTCTTGTCTAGACAGGGTTTGAGTCATAGCGTAAACATTGTCTGTGTTATCATAATCGTGATCATATTGTAAATGTTTTTGAGTTTAATGTGTTAATATGAACGTAAATGATATGCAGGGTTAATAATGATGGTAGGAATTGGACAAGTAAAAAAGGTTGATGCACAAAGGCCAAATATATGCCCACAAATATGCTATGATAATTTGGATTATATGACATGTCCATCAACAGGATATAAGAAGCTTGAGCCCTCATGCAGCTGTTGTATGGCTCCTGAAGATGGTTGTATTCTTTACTTCACCAATGGCAATGATCCTGAAGTCTGTAATTAACTATCATTAAACTTGTTTTATGTaataaaaattaggaaaaattgtcaaaaataattcaacattttactCATGTGCtatgaataatctcacctattgaatATTTGCTTTCAGCGTACTCGGTGTGAGAATGGAGGGGTTGGGTTGTGGTGGTTTAGAGGGGATTGTAGTGGTTCATATCAATGGGTATACTAGGAGAAAATACATggtaaaggttggattattaaataataatttaaatgtgaGATTATTTGCAGCGGATGAGTAGAAAGAAGAATTATTTTGGacaatttttttctaataattaaatataaatggaTCAAAGTAATTAAGCTTGATTGCtttttttcctattattattattattattattattattattattattattattattattattatcaataatcaTAACCAAAATTAATTATGTCACTACTCAAACTAGATGTAATGGCAttgttgtaacttgtaactttGTTTCAAATCAATGAATAAGAATGAAGTTGTGTATTTCTTACTTACTTTTGTGTGGAAGatgctaattttttttggtGTTCAATTTTGTTCATCTTATTAAATACTTCCtccttttcttttgattttctcttctagttttttcatgaatcccaaatgtaaatttataaaagtgaaacttttattataaattttaaaagatgacatttgaaaatattatttgaaaCGAAATTATCGAGATTTCATGTGATTAAGTTTGACCAATTTTTTCTGTCACTTGCTTATCACTTACCATCCTCCTTTTGAGAAACCACTCATAAATAGAGTTCCAATGCCACTGTCAACTTTTCTTAGCTAAGGACCTGTTCgttattgttttttgtttttaatttttcaaaaactaaaaatcaaaaattgaaaactaaaaaaGTATCACTTTATAGTTGGGAGTAATAAAATCATCATGCCTTTAATAaacttgattaatttttttttgttatagaaCATATATCATACAActttaaagcaaaaaaaaaaaaagaaaaaaaatacattaatattaattttttttgtttttgatcattattaatattaatataaaagagCTTTAaggttttattttctaaatagaATTAATAGTATTCTATAAGATTATAATACGTGGCCCTATTTACTTGTTCAATCGATTAAAGGTGTCTTGAAAGGAAGATGTGGTGGTTAGCAACGAAACTTTtagtaaattaacaaaaattgaaATCGGACATTGAAAGTAGAATTTTTATACATCAGTATTTCCAAAGATCAATGGTATATGGTCCTCCACTAGCACCCCGAAATGGTATGAtcctcaattttttttatcgGTGAAATATAAGAAAGTCTTGGGAATCAAGAAAACAACTCCATGAAGTTCTTGGAGGGGAACAAGAGTACAACACATGAGAAAAgcatttgaaatatttactttCTATTG
This genomic window contains:
- the LOC130811002 gene encoding proteinase inhibitor PSI-1.2-like, which gives rise to MDSKVRVATLLFIFGLIMMVGIGQVKKVDAQRPNICPQICYDNLDYMTCPSTGYKKLEPSCSCCMAPEDGCILYFTNGNDPEVCN